From the Candidatus Binataceae bacterium genome, one window contains:
- a CDS encoding protein-disulfide reductase DsbD domain-containing protein, with translation MHNGDAAVGANSLEIDAGAFSATVSLSSDRCFPGQELATALRIRLKPGWHVYGKPLPANYRPTELVFESPIVGEQSIELPAAKPMLLKALGETLPVYEGEVSATGRLGIKWSPPMPAKFMEAFGKTIAPGQYKIAGKLRFQACSDTVCEPPQEIGFELPLELEAGVPPAPKKAG, from the coding sequence ATGCACAATGGGGACGCCGCGGTCGGCGCGAATTCGCTCGAGATCGACGCCGGCGCCTTCAGCGCGACGGTGTCGCTGTCGTCCGATCGATGCTTCCCGGGCCAGGAGCTGGCGACCGCGCTCCGCATCCGGCTGAAGCCGGGATGGCACGTCTACGGCAAACCGCTGCCGGCAAACTACCGGCCGACGGAATTGGTCTTCGAGAGTCCGATCGTCGGCGAACAGTCGATAGAATTGCCGGCGGCGAAGCCGATGCTGCTCAAGGCGCTCGGCGAAACGCTGCCGGTTTACGAGGGCGAGGTCAGCGCGACCGGGCGGCTCGGGATCAAATGGAGCCCGCCGATGCCGGCTAAATTCATGGAGGCGTTCGGCAAGACGATCGCGCCGGGGCAGTACAAGATCGCCGGCAAGCTGCGCTTCCAGGCGTGCAGCGACACGGTCTGCGAGCCGCCGCAGGAGATTGGCTTCGAGCTTCCGCTCGAGCTCGAGGCGGGAGTGCCGCCGGCGCCCAAAAAGGCAGGCTAG
- the pstC gene encoding phosphate ABC transporter permease subunit PstC produces the protein MPAEAEISRPPSGFELAADRIFRRCTLTVAWLTVLLVFWVIVSIGRQAMPSIRSYGLSFLAGTAWDPNRAQFGILPAIVGTLYSSILGLAIGTAFGLAIAIFLSEGFLSSGIDKLLGYMRLSEYSWLRSLPGRVENLLRITVELLAAIPSVVYGLWGIFVVIPFIRPPAAWLNSHLGWIPFFGTNLSGPGLLPASIVLAIMVLPTISAISRDALVAVPPKLREAAFGIGATRWEAILGIFVPTAATGIFGAIILGFGRALGETMALAMLAGNANVISWSLFSPANTLAALLANHFPEADKIEVGALMYASLVLLLITLMVNIVGTVILQRADAGLKGLR, from the coding sequence ATGCCGGCCGAAGCGGAGATATCCAGGCCCCCTTCCGGGTTCGAGCTCGCGGCGGATCGCATCTTCCGCCGCTGCACGCTCACGGTCGCCTGGCTGACGGTGCTGCTCGTCTTCTGGGTGATCGTGAGCATCGGACGGCAGGCGATGCCGTCGATCCGGAGCTACGGCCTGAGCTTCCTGGCCGGGACGGCGTGGGACCCGAATCGCGCGCAGTTCGGAATTTTGCCGGCGATCGTCGGGACGCTGTATAGTTCGATACTGGGACTGGCTATTGGCACGGCATTCGGTCTGGCTATTGCGATTTTCCTCAGCGAAGGGTTCCTGTCCTCCGGAATCGACAAGCTGTTGGGATATATGCGGCTCTCCGAGTATTCGTGGCTGCGTTCGCTGCCCGGGCGGGTCGAGAATCTGCTGAGAATCACGGTCGAGCTGCTGGCGGCGATCCCGAGCGTGGTTTACGGGCTGTGGGGCATTTTCGTGGTGATCCCGTTCATCCGTCCGCCCGCCGCATGGCTGAACTCGCATCTCGGATGGATTCCGTTCTTCGGCACCAACCTGAGCGGGCCCGGCCTGCTGCCGGCCTCGATCGTGCTCGCGATCATGGTGTTGCCGACGATCTCCGCGATTTCGCGCGATGCGCTGGTGGCGGTTCCGCCCAAGCTGCGCGAGGCCGCCTTCGGCATCGGCGCGACGCGCTGGGAGGCGATTCTGGGAATTTTCGTGCCCACCGCCGCGACCGGAATTTTCGGCGCGATCATTCTCGGTTTCGGCCGCGCGCTGGGCGAGACGATGGCGCTCGCGATGCTGGCGGGCAACGCCAACGTGATAAGTTGGTCGTTGTTTTCGCCGGCCAACACGCTTGCCGCCCTGCTCGCCAATCACTTTCCCGAAGCCGACAAGATCGAGGTCGGGGCGCTGATGTATGCTTCGCTGGTGCTGCTGCTGATCACCCTGATGGTCAATATCGTCGGCACCGTCATCCTGCAGCGCGCCGATGCGGGCCTTAAGGGGTTGCGCTGA
- the pstS gene encoding phosphate ABC transporter substrate-binding protein PstS yields MRIVRGMLALGGVALIGWILATLNGGFGLGSGVAIGAGAITLQGSGATFPAPLYQKWFTEYNKTHPDVEINYQALGSGAGIKQFQQNLVDFGASDAAMTDEEMAAVKQGVVLLPMTAGAIVLSYNLPGAPSVLKLSREAYVGIFLGKITQWNDPAIAKSNPGATLPALKIQPVVRSDGSGTTFVFTSHLSAISDAWKNGPGAGKSVNFPSAVAGKGNAGVTALIKETPGAIGYIEYGYAVQTKMPMAELQNKSGNYVKADLTSGKDALASVQLPANLRAWITDPTGAQAYPIVTYTWLLCYKKYGDPAKAAAIKAVVQYGLTQGQSFSVDLGYIPLPPNVVDAVDKALAQIS; encoded by the coding sequence ATGAGAATCGTGCGTGGCATGCTGGCGCTGGGCGGTGTGGCGCTGATCGGGTGGATACTAGCAACGCTGAACGGAGGTTTCGGCCTCGGTTCCGGGGTTGCGATCGGCGCTGGCGCAATTACGCTTCAGGGGAGCGGCGCGACATTTCCGGCCCCGCTTTATCAGAAGTGGTTTACCGAATATAATAAGACCCATCCGGACGTTGAGATAAACTATCAGGCGCTGGGCAGCGGCGCGGGAATCAAGCAGTTTCAGCAGAACCTGGTCGATTTCGGAGCCAGCGACGCGGCCATGACCGACGAAGAGATGGCCGCGGTCAAGCAGGGCGTAGTTTTGCTTCCGATGACTGCAGGTGCGATTGTGCTCTCCTATAATCTGCCCGGCGCTCCAAGCGTATTGAAATTGTCGCGCGAGGCTTACGTCGGAATCTTCCTCGGCAAAATCACCCAGTGGAATGATCCTGCTATTGCCAAGTCGAATCCGGGAGCGACGCTGCCGGCGCTCAAGATCCAGCCGGTCGTGCGGTCAGACGGAAGTGGAACCACCTTCGTCTTCACTTCGCACCTGAGCGCGATCAGCGACGCCTGGAAGAACGGACCCGGCGCAGGCAAGTCGGTCAATTTTCCCTCTGCCGTGGCAGGCAAGGGCAACGCAGGCGTGACGGCCCTGATCAAGGAGACGCCGGGCGCGATCGGCTACATCGAATACGGTTACGCGGTGCAGACCAAGATGCCGATGGCGGAGCTCCAGAACAAGAGCGGCAATTACGTGAAGGCCGACTTGACCAGCGGCAAGGATGCGCTCGCGAGTGTGCAGTTGCCCGCCAATCTGCGCGCCTGGATCACCGATCCTACGGGCGCCCAAGCCTATCCGATCGTCACTTACACCTGGCTGCTGTGCTACAAGAAGTACGGCGATCCCGCCAAGGCCGCGGCGATCAAGGCGGTGGTTCAATACGGCCTTACGCAGGGCCAGTCTTTCAGCGTCGATCTCGGCTATATTCCGCTGCCGCCTAATGTGGTTGACGCCGTGGACAAGGCGCTCGCGCAGATCTCATGA
- a CDS encoding aldo/keto reductase gives MSNADGLRYTKIPLNNGSDEMPALGFGTLIPDPNATKEAVRISLEAGFRQFDCAERYRNEEHVGEAMRTMFKEGKVKRKDVFVGTKLWNNNHRPERVKPAFEASLKRLQLDYVDLYSIHTPFAFKAGDEQDPRDKNGNVIYDDAVTLTDTWKALETLADEGRCRAIGLSNVSFGQLKEVFETARIKPSVVQVESHPYLPEWDLLDYCKSNGIVMQAFAALGHGIEPRLIDDPAIAIIAKRVNKSPAQVLLAWALQRGTAPLTTATSIRHIEENFDISALPDDAIDAISRGVSTRVRLNSVVDTGIPGFIPRGR, from the coding sequence ATGAGTAACGCCGACGGCCTTCGTTATACAAAGATACCGCTCAATAACGGCTCCGATGAGATGCCGGCACTCGGCTTTGGCACGCTGATTCCCGATCCGAACGCAACAAAAGAGGCAGTCAGGATCTCGCTGGAGGCGGGCTTTCGTCAATTCGATTGTGCAGAACGCTACCGAAATGAAGAACATGTGGGCGAAGCAATGCGGACGATGTTCAAGGAGGGCAAAGTCAAACGGAAGGACGTTTTCGTAGGTACAAAGCTCTGGAACAACAATCATCGCCCGGAGCGGGTTAAACCCGCCTTCGAGGCTAGTCTGAAAAGACTGCAACTCGACTACGTCGATCTATACAGCATACATACTCCATTCGCCTTCAAAGCCGGGGACGAGCAAGACCCGAGGGACAAGAACGGTAATGTGATTTATGACGATGCGGTGACGCTGACGGATACCTGGAAGGCTTTGGAGACGCTGGCCGACGAAGGTCGGTGTAGGGCGATCGGCTTATCGAACGTCAGTTTCGGGCAGCTGAAAGAGGTGTTTGAAACCGCACGCATCAAGCCATCTGTTGTTCAGGTCGAATCACATCCGTATCTCCCCGAATGGGATCTGCTCGACTATTGCAAGAGCAATGGCATCGTGATGCAGGCCTTCGCTGCTTTGGGTCATGGTATTGAACCGAGGTTAATCGACGATCCTGCGATCGCCATCATTGCGAAGCGCGTCAACAAATCCCCCGCTCAAGTCCTGCTGGCATGGGCACTGCAGCGCGGCACGGCTCCTCTCACCACAGCTACAAGCATCCGCCACATCGAGGAAAACTTTGATATCTCGGCGCTTCCCGACGACGCCATCGACGCGATCTCCCGCGGGGTCAGTACGCGAGTCAGGCTCAATTCGGTTGTTGATACGGGCATCCCGGGCTTCATTCCCAGGGGAAGATAA
- a CDS encoding alpha/beta hydrolase fold domain-containing protein, with product MAENNEILIDLHNKRGAMGYGIEAFRARTPLAGPGFATAEDVAGFPPTVISVNECDPLRDEGISFYRLLIHNGVRARCRQVMGTIHATEIFPTCCPDISHSTASDIANFCAR from the coding sequence GTGGCTGAAAACAACGAGATTCTGATCGACCTGCACAACAAGCGTGGCGCAATGGGTTATGGGATCGAAGCCTTTCGTGCGCGCACCCCGCTAGCCGGGCCGGGCTTCGCCACGGCCGAAGACGTTGCAGGGTTCCCGCCCACCGTGATCAGCGTGAATGAATGTGATCCGCTCCGCGACGAAGGGATCAGCTTCTACCGCCTTCTCATACACAATGGCGTGCGCGCGCGCTGCCGACAGGTGATGGGAACGATCCACGCCACGGAAATCTTTCCAACCTGTTGCCCCGATATCAGCCACAGTACCGCCAGTGATATTGCCAACTTCTGTGCACGCTGA
- the pstB gene encoding phosphate ABC transporter ATP-binding protein PstB, translated as MSVSPATNGVDRAAYPPTSEASQNGALIDCNIAELHYGKFRAVRDVALKVKKGTITAFIGPSGCGKSTVLRCLNRMNDLVRGFRLKGHVIFRGQDIYASRIDPVAVRRHIGMVFQQPNPFAMSIFRNVAFGLRLNRYRGSIPDKVESALRQAALWDEVKDKLRTSALALSGGQQQRLCIARAVATEPAVLLMDEPCSALDPIATRRIEELMSELKKRYTIAIVTHNLQQAKRVADMTAFLYVDTTGGGRTGYMVEYGPTQQIFDSPAQEHTKEYIRGEFS; from the coding sequence ATGTCAGTTTCGCCGGCAACCAACGGAGTCGATAGAGCGGCGTATCCGCCGACCTCTGAGGCATCGCAAAACGGCGCCCTCATCGACTGCAATATCGCCGAGCTTCACTACGGCAAGTTCAGGGCCGTGCGCGACGTCGCCCTGAAGGTCAAAAAGGGCACCATCACCGCCTTCATCGGCCCCTCGGGATGCGGCAAGAGCACGGTGCTGCGCTGCCTCAACCGGATGAACGACCTGGTGCGCGGATTCCGGCTCAAGGGACACGTGATCTTCCGCGGCCAGGACATCTATGCTTCGCGGATCGACCCGGTTGCCGTGCGCCGGCACATCGGGATGGTTTTCCAGCAGCCCAATCCGTTCGCGATGAGCATCTTCAGGAACGTGGCCTTCGGGCTCCGGCTCAACCGCTACCGGGGCTCGATTCCGGACAAGGTCGAGTCGGCGCTGCGCCAGGCTGCGCTTTGGGATGAGGTCAAGGACAAGCTGCGCACGAGCGCGCTCGCGCTTTCCGGCGGCCAGCAGCAGCGGTTGTGCATCGCGCGTGCCGTCGCCACGGAACCCGCGGTGCTGTTGATGGACGAGCCGTGCTCGGCGCTCGATCCGATCGCGACGCGTCGGATCGAAGAGCTGATGTCCGAGCTGAAGAAGCGCTACACCATCGCGATCGTCACCCACAATCTGCAGCAGGCCAAGCGCGTCGCCGACATGACCGCCTTTCTGTACGTGGATACGACCGGCGGCGGCCGCACCGGCTACATGGTGGAATACGGACCGACGCAGCAGATCTTCGATAGTCCCGCCCAGGAGCACACCAAGGAATATATCCGCGGCGAGTTCAGCTGA
- a CDS encoding FUSC family protein, with protein MAGFIEQRFGILRPFAWLDRLGALVARELTPSARKIRIALRISMIVTIAIGLDASCHVNTQLGAVIVWILAGAGPMMSIRKALAWQIAVMLALITAVVTARAFAETPWLMLPFVFVWISFSTYVGATRKLGAGVLVIQVVCLIIFYGVVFSPGEIGWNAAASFAGSVIAFGVIVLFDNWLWPDPGEPILMKSLGASVARARSQLLWASNFFLAGESVPRPPLPAPTSDLPAHMALLDQALAEGASEHRRAMLLAAITRAARISLEVDRLITTVRENLPREIRTMVPGEIQRAVEAIAAALGEISRNLPARIATGADEQAPDTRTRVRLAMDNLAARVIEIRPAYIGKVSSAEIENFAEFIDSLAVLTRLIERPLDEPPRPPATNPPNSAVPRNRAVSRLSGPANPTLVRYCAKVGLCTVVGYLIGLISQRPDLFIILVTVITTATPTYGATLQKMYLRIGGAIIGGAVSLLAIIIVSPNFDTLPTYMLTAFAVFYAFAYSSLGNTRVSYAGKQMGIIFSLVFIGLTPSVDIYEPLWRIWGVLLGDFVVAMVFFTLWPEYAGDSLVFRLQRVIANMLALAPGGSASSSEDQILKTNSETMRVLTEFLEIAEDARMEGRTCAVYHDGIVEAAGTLRRIANRLSSIATARALTQIPQLDPVAEFARERVFTAIRGQLVSWLDFFRSAERLSASAARAIAEKHSAGDLAEPLEEFSSHLEEGGFARLASWPLEPRRTMIAELQSMRRLEFLFSELNRYLADIPSPPRHTSRIEG; from the coding sequence GTGGCAGGATTCATAGAGCAACGGTTCGGCATCCTACGGCCATTTGCCTGGTTGGATCGACTCGGGGCACTGGTCGCTCGCGAACTTACTCCCAGTGCCCGGAAGATCCGCATCGCGTTGCGCATCTCAATGATTGTGACAATCGCAATCGGACTGGACGCGAGCTGTCACGTCAACACTCAGCTGGGCGCGGTAATTGTCTGGATCCTGGCGGGCGCAGGACCGATGATGTCCATTCGCAAGGCCCTCGCATGGCAAATCGCGGTGATGCTCGCTCTGATCACGGCGGTGGTGACGGCGCGCGCATTCGCGGAGACGCCGTGGTTGATGCTGCCGTTTGTCTTCGTATGGATTTCATTTTCAACGTACGTGGGAGCGACGCGCAAGCTTGGCGCGGGCGTGCTGGTTATACAGGTAGTCTGCCTCATTATATTCTACGGCGTCGTATTTTCGCCTGGGGAAATCGGTTGGAACGCAGCAGCCTCGTTCGCCGGTAGCGTGATTGCCTTCGGCGTGATCGTCCTGTTCGACAACTGGTTGTGGCCAGACCCCGGCGAGCCGATCTTGATGAAGTCTCTCGGAGCGAGCGTCGCGCGTGCCCGTTCGCAGCTTCTCTGGGCTTCGAACTTTTTTCTCGCCGGCGAAAGCGTACCGCGACCGCCATTGCCGGCACCGACTTCCGACCTCCCCGCCCATATGGCGCTTCTTGATCAAGCCTTGGCCGAGGGCGCGTCGGAGCATCGCCGGGCGATGCTGCTTGCCGCGATCACGCGCGCGGCTCGCATCAGTCTCGAGGTGGATCGCCTGATCACTACGGTGCGCGAGAACCTGCCTCGAGAAATTCGCACGATGGTCCCCGGCGAAATTCAAAGAGCGGTAGAGGCGATCGCCGCTGCGCTCGGCGAGATCTCCCGCAACCTTCCGGCGCGCATTGCTACAGGCGCGGACGAGCAAGCTCCCGACACGCGGACGCGTGTACGCCTGGCGATGGACAATCTGGCCGCACGCGTGATTGAGATCAGACCGGCATACATCGGCAAAGTCAGTTCGGCGGAAATCGAAAATTTCGCGGAATTCATCGATTCGCTGGCGGTGCTGACCAGGCTCATCGAGCGCCCGCTGGATGAACCTCCGCGGCCACCGGCCACGAATCCGCCGAACAGTGCCGTCCCTCGGAACCGCGCTGTCTCTCGATTGAGCGGTCCTGCAAATCCCACGCTTGTTCGCTATTGCGCGAAAGTCGGCTTGTGCACGGTGGTCGGCTATCTAATCGGCCTCATTAGTCAGCGTCCAGACTTATTCATTATCCTGGTGACCGTAATAACCACCGCGACCCCCACCTATGGCGCAACGTTGCAGAAGATGTACCTTCGGATCGGCGGAGCTATAATCGGAGGAGCGGTTTCCCTTCTCGCTATCATTATAGTTTCGCCCAACTTCGACACGCTTCCAACCTATATGCTTACGGCCTTCGCGGTATTCTATGCGTTTGCGTACTCTTCGCTCGGTAATACGCGGGTGTCATACGCGGGCAAGCAAATGGGGATCATTTTTTCATTGGTGTTCATCGGGTTGACCCCATCCGTCGATATCTACGAACCTCTTTGGCGCATTTGGGGCGTCCTGCTTGGTGATTTTGTCGTGGCGATGGTCTTCTTTACTCTGTGGCCGGAATACGCCGGTGATTCCCTGGTGTTCAGACTGCAAAGAGTCATTGCCAATATGCTCGCGCTCGCCCCAGGCGGCTCAGCTTCGAGCAGCGAGGATCAAATCCTGAAGACGAACTCGGAAACGATGCGCGTGCTGACCGAGTTCCTTGAGATCGCCGAGGACGCGCGGATGGAAGGACGCACCTGCGCCGTCTATCATGACGGGATCGTCGAAGCGGCCGGGACGCTTCGCCGGATTGCGAACCGGCTGTCCTCGATCGCGACGGCGCGGGCTCTTACTCAAATCCCGCAGCTCGACCCTGTAGCGGAGTTTGCGCGTGAGCGGGTCTTCACCGCGATTCGCGGGCAGCTTGTCTCGTGGCTGGATTTCTTTCGCAGCGCTGAACGCCTCAGCGCTTCCGCTGCTCGTGCGATAGCGGAGAAACACTCAGCCGGCGACTTGGCGGAACCGCTCGAGGAGTTCAGTTCGCACCTGGAGGAGGGAGGGTTTGCCCGATTGGCTTCGTGGCCGCTCGAGCCGCGCCGCACGATGATTGCGGAACTCCAGTCGATGCGACGACTTGAGTTTCTGTTCTCGGAGCTGAATCGGTATCTGGCGGATATACCCAGCCCCCCGCGACATACTTCACGTATCGAGGGATGA
- the pstA gene encoding phosphate ABC transporter permease PstA produces MAAPIQRSPETTQIDLESLERSLRRPRTLFSYTMSMLTGGATLAALFPLFSVLYMLVLRGSATLSLGALRELPPAAMAAGGGFGNAIIGTFVVVALATLISVPFGVLAAIYITEFGPETRIASGVRFAAKVLTGLPSILAGVFAFAVVVVTTGEFSALAGGVALALLMLPTVLLTAEEAIKRVPAKMREAAIGMGATPTQVVTQVILPTGAPAMLTGVMLAVARAAGETAPLLFTALFSNYWMSRTVPEFLPKNPNDLMKPTASLAVLIYNFSGSPFENQIALAWTAALVLVVIVLVFNVLGQSLTSRSSD; encoded by the coding sequence ATGGCCGCGCCGATCCAAAGGTCGCCCGAGACCACGCAGATTGACCTCGAGAGTCTCGAGCGCTCGCTGCGCCGGCCGCGCACGCTCTTCAGCTACACGATGAGCATGCTGACGGGTGGGGCGACGCTCGCGGCGCTTTTCCCTTTGTTTTCAGTGCTTTACATGCTCGTGTTGCGCGGTTCGGCTACGCTCAGCCTGGGTGCGCTTCGCGAGCTTCCGCCGGCCGCGATGGCGGCTGGGGGCGGCTTTGGCAATGCGATCATCGGCACTTTCGTCGTAGTTGCTCTAGCCACCCTGATTAGCGTACCCTTCGGGGTTCTGGCGGCGATTTATATCACCGAATTTGGGCCAGAAACCCGTATCGCCTCAGGGGTACGTTTCGCGGCCAAGGTGCTGACCGGTCTGCCGTCTATCCTGGCGGGTGTATTCGCGTTCGCGGTGGTGGTGGTGACTACGGGGGAGTTCTCTGCGCTCGCCGGCGGAGTTGCGCTGGCATTGTTGATGCTCCCGACGGTCCTGCTGACGGCCGAAGAAGCGATCAAGCGGGTCCCGGCAAAAATGCGTGAAGCGGCAATCGGAATGGGCGCGACGCCCACCCAGGTGGTAACGCAGGTAATCCTGCCGACCGGCGCGCCCGCGATGCTGACCGGGGTGATGCTGGCGGTGGCGCGCGCCGCGGGAGAAACCGCCCCGCTGCTCTTCACTGCGCTCTTCAGCAATTACTGGATGAGCCGGACGGTCCCCGAGTTTCTACCCAAGAACCCCAACGACCTGATGAAGCCGACCGCGTCGCTCGCGGTCCTCATCTACAACTTTTCCGGTTCGCCTTTTGAAAATCAGATAGCGCTCGCGTGGACCGCGGCGCTGGTGCTGGTGGTTATCGTTCTGGTGTTCAACGTACTCGGCCAATCGCTGACCTCAAGGTCTTCGGATTAG
- the nirK gene encoding copper-containing nitrite reductase: MAVPTKIPPPITRSHSIHNEFELEAREVDGEIEPGAKFSYMTYDGQVPGPMLRVRVGDLVTLTLRNNAHSSTWHSIDLHAVCGPGGGAEPLTVLPGQSKTIKFKAMYPGAFIYHCGVPGMDEHMARGMFGIIVVEPEEGLPHVDREFYLGQNETYTRQKPGTPGPRDFDFDALLREEPSYVIFNGGFNALTAKRLGAMHAKVGESVRIFMVNTGPNLLSSLHPIGNIWTRAWLMGALAMPPMRFLQSVPVPPGNAIVADMELPVPQTIKIVDHAMSRAARQGALAEIEVTGEENLEIFNPKPLKSPAAG, encoded by the coding sequence GTGGCCGTACCAACCAAAATTCCTCCGCCCATCACACGAAGCCATTCGATCCATAACGAGTTTGAGCTCGAGGCTCGCGAAGTCGACGGCGAAATCGAACCTGGCGCGAAATTTAGCTACATGACCTATGATGGCCAGGTACCCGGTCCCATGTTACGCGTGCGCGTTGGCGATTTGGTCACACTCACTTTGCGGAATAACGCGCATAGTTCCACCTGGCACTCGATAGATCTGCACGCGGTTTGCGGACCTGGCGGCGGCGCGGAGCCGCTCACGGTTCTTCCCGGGCAGAGCAAAACCATCAAGTTCAAAGCGATGTACCCGGGCGCTTTTATTTATCACTGCGGCGTGCCCGGCATGGATGAACATATGGCGCGCGGGATGTTCGGGATCATTGTGGTCGAACCCGAAGAGGGACTGCCGCATGTCGATCGGGAATTTTACCTGGGCCAGAACGAGACCTATACGAGGCAGAAGCCGGGGACCCCGGGACCGCGCGACTTCGACTTCGACGCGCTCCTGCGCGAAGAGCCGAGCTACGTGATCTTTAATGGAGGCTTTAATGCGCTTACCGCGAAACGGCTAGGCGCCATGCACGCGAAGGTGGGCGAGTCGGTGCGTATCTTCATGGTGAACACCGGCCCCAACCTCCTCTCCAGCCTTCACCCGATCGGCAACATATGGACGCGAGCCTGGCTGATGGGAGCACTGGCGATGCCGCCCATGAGATTTTTGCAGAGCGTGCCGGTTCCACCAGGGAACGCGATCGTTGCGGACATGGAACTTCCGGTACCCCAAACCATCAAGATTGTGGATCACGCGATGAGTCGCGCAGCGAGACAGGGCGCGTTGGCTGAAATCGAAGTGACCGGCGAAGAAAACCTGGAGATTTTCAATCCGAAGCCTTTGAAATCACCAGCGGCGGGATAA
- a CDS encoding SDR family oxidoreductase, with the protein MALVTGGARIGQVVAQSLAARGCDLALIYRGSREAAEATAAAARAAGVKAAVFRADATNETEIVAAVSETVKSLGRLDILINMASTYQKTPNPSGAAWSASLDTNAKSAFLFSIHAAPIMKQGGDGRIINFSDWLPATGRPHYKGYTPYYVSKASVVALTQTLALEFAPEILVNAMAPGPILEPPGLTPEENMEVIEATPLRRWGGAAEIAKTVLFLIETDFVTGECIRVDGGRHLF; encoded by the coding sequence GTGGCGTTGGTCACCGGTGGCGCTCGCATCGGGCAGGTTGTCGCTCAGAGCCTCGCGGCGCGCGGGTGCGATCTCGCCCTGATCTACCGCGGCTCGCGCGAGGCGGCTGAAGCTACGGCGGCCGCGGCGAGAGCAGCGGGCGTCAAGGCGGCTGTGTTCCGGGCAGACGCGACCAATGAGACAGAGATCGTCGCGGCAGTGAGCGAGACGGTGAAGTCGCTGGGACGTCTGGACATTCTGATCAATATGGCTTCGACATATCAAAAGACGCCCAATCCGAGCGGCGCGGCGTGGTCTGCCAGCCTGGACACGAATGCGAAGAGCGCATTCCTGTTTTCGATTCACGCAGCGCCGATCATGAAGCAAGGCGGCGATGGGCGAATAATAAACTTCTCGGATTGGCTGCCGGCGACCGGCCGTCCACACTACAAAGGCTACACCCCATACTATGTATCGAAAGCTTCAGTTGTGGCGCTCACGCAGACCCTGGCACTGGAGTTCGCGCCCGAAATCCTGGTCAATGCGATGGCGCCCGGGCCGATTCTTGAGCCTCCGGGCCTGACTCCGGAGGAGAACATGGAGGTGATCGAAGCCACACCGCTTCGGCGATGGGGCGGTGCCGCGGAAATCGCCAAGACAGTGCTCTTCTTGATCGAGACGGATTTCGTAACTGGCGAATGTATCCGGGTCGATGGCGGCCGGCATCTATTCTGA
- a CDS encoding carbonic anhydrase translates to MSIIDKALEANRNYAKSYDPTLGKRPAPKIVVVTCMDPRLSDLPGILGLPQADIDVIRTGGPAVTEDVLGELVVSNRVLGTTEIMLLNHTGCGFTTFTDDELNAKLSASTGDASPAPMRFFSYKDPEQNTREQIRKVRSHPWIAKDIPVRGLIFDVDTGRLREVNA, encoded by the coding sequence ATGAGCATTATCGATAAGGCGCTTGAAGCAAACCGCAACTATGCAAAGAGTTACGACCCAACGCTGGGGAAGCGTCCGGCCCCCAAAATCGTAGTTGTAACCTGCATGGATCCACGACTCTCAGACCTCCCTGGAATCCTGGGTTTGCCGCAGGCCGATATAGACGTCATCAGAACCGGCGGCCCCGCGGTAACGGAAGATGTTCTCGGGGAACTTGTTGTTTCCAACCGCGTACTCGGAACCACAGAGATAATGCTTCTCAACCACACCGGCTGCGGTTTCACGACATTCACAGATGACGAACTGAACGCGAAGCTGAGCGCTTCGACCGGAGACGCTTCGCCGGCTCCAATGCGCTTCTTTTCCTACAAGGACCCCGAGCAAAATACCCGGGAGCAAATCAGGAAAGTCAGGTCGCATCCGTGGATTGCCAAAGACATCCCCGTGCGAGGGCTTATTTTCGACGTGGACACGGGCAGATTGCGGGAAGTCAATGCATGA